The following proteins are co-located in the Phaeodactylum tricornutum CCAP 1055/1 chromosome 2, whole genome shotgun sequence genome:
- a CDS encoding predicted protein translates to MKVAFAFLCAFAAKASADNFLEAGLRKLEGATEKCSDKIVNFEGFSAGEKVTTEKLKSLGFKTLSIKVEGKGKCVDGEARIFNSGSVTCGDTDLSSSDGMVAIIQEKNENICAPNDCAAGGTMTFEWTNKVQIKSIRLLDNDQPVKVVLTTSTGTITKPLVLVTDKSKDGKHETFSIGVDDVSKMDVVMNGSGAVAEVVYRTCGTGASGDPHFSTWTGHKFDYHGQCDLVLVKAPVFEGKGLDIHVRTEQRYFYSFIKTIAMKIGDDLLEFGFNQVLLNGATANKGLTSGSSFDFAGYPVSFHDEPMPNGRPRKLYRVQTPHEAIVIKVFKQLMAIEIEDASHVNFADAVGITGDYNSGLMLGRDGVTILPDPSDFGPEWQVTSDDPSLFSSVQAPQFPEKCWEAPAIDKVRHLRNGVSQAQAEEACAILGEDADIEDCVFDIMATGDIEMVGAHL, encoded by the exons ATGAAAGTTGCTTTTGCCTTCCTATGCGCCTTCGCAGCGAAAGCCTCCGCGGACAATTTCCTTGAAG CTGGACTTCGAAAGCTCGAGGGAGCAACCGAAAAGTGCTCCGATAAGATAGTGAATTTCGAGGGTTTCTCTGCGGGAGAGAAAGTCACTACTGAGAAGTTGAAAAGCTTGGGATTTAAAACGCTCTCCATCAAGGTGGAAGGCAAGGGAAAGTGCGTCGACGGCGAAGCTCGAATCTTCAACTCCGGCAGTGTCACCTGCGGCGACACTGACTTGTCCTCTAGCGATGGCATGGTGGCCATTATTCAGGAGAAGAATGAGAACATCTGCGCTCCCAATGATTGTGCCGCTGGAGGCACAATGACTTTTGAGTGGACTAACAAGGTTCAAATCAAGTCCATCCGTCTCTTGGACAATGACCAGCCCGTCAAGGTCGTTCTTACAACGTCCACTGGTACGATTACAAAACCACTGGTTCTTGTTACAGATAAATCCAAGGATGGGAAACACGAAACTTTTTCCATCGGAGTAGATGATGTCTCGAAGATGGATGTGGTTATGAACGGATCTGGTGCCGTGGCAGAAGTGGTGTACAGAACTTGTGGAACTGGCGCTAGCGGAGACCCGCATTTTAGCACCTGGACTGGACACAAGTTCGACTACCACGGGCAGTGCGACCTTGTGCTTGTCAAGGCCCCGGTTTTTGAAGGTAAAGGCCTCGACATTCACGTACGCACCGAGCAGCGCTACTTCTACTCCTTCATCAAAACAATCGCGATGAAGATTGGAGATGATTTGCTGGAGTTTGGATTCAATCAAGTGCTCCTGAACGGTGCCACTGCCAACAAAGGCTTGACTTCGGGAAGCAGCTTCGACTTCGCGGGATATCCTGTGTCGTTCCACGACGAGCCCATGCCCAACGGACGTCCCCGTAAGCTATACCGTGTTCAGACCCCGCACGAGGCTATCGTCATCAAGGTTTTCAAGCAGCTGATGGCTATTGAAATTGAAGATGCGTCTCACGTTAATTTTGCAGATGCCGTTGGTATCACGGGCGACTACAACTCTGGTCTGATGCTGGGCCGTGACGGTGTCACCATATTGCCGGATCCCAGCGACTTTGGTCCGGAGTGGCAAGTCACCAGCGACGACCCTAGCTTGTTCAGTTCCGTGCAGGCTCCCCAGTTCCCCGAGAAGTGCTGGGAAGCCCCGGCTATTGACAAGGTCCGCCATTTGCGCAACGGAGTGTCACAGGCTCAAGCGGAAGAGGCCTGTGCGATCTTGGGAGAAGACGCTGATATTGAAGACTGTGTGTTTGACATTATGGCCACCGGAGATATCGAGATGGTCGGCGCGCACCTCTAA
- a CDS encoding predicted protein, which produces MKSVSAFLLAFLVSVTAANLITDAGHRKLEESSRCTSKTLNFDQFSAGDLITNEKLKQEFKSLEISVKPDGRCASGSLARIFDTENPTCEDDDLKTSGEGMAAIIQDKGDCAPNDCRFGGEMIFSWSSKVTLNSIRLLDLDQSVAIKLFSGDTNVATINTPKLGDGQHQTFTIGKSDITKMVLVHSGSGAVAEVDYTTCGPGANGDPHFHTWTGHKFDYHGQCDLVFMKAPSFEGRGLEIHVRTEQRYFFSFIKTVAMKIGDDLLEFGFDQVLLNGSPAHEGLASGSSFDFAGYPVSFHDEPMPNGRPRKLYRVHTPHDTVDIKVFKQLMAIEIEDASHVNFIDSVGITGDYNSGLMLGRDGVTVLSDPSDFGPEWQVTSDDPSLFSSVQAPQFPEKCWEAAAIDKVRHLRNGVSQVQAEEACAILGENADIEDCVFDIMATGDIEMVGAHL; this is translated from the exons ATGAAATCCGTTTCTGCTTTCTTGTTAGCTTTCCTAGTGTCAGTCACCGCGGCCAATCTCATCACCGATG CCGGACATCGTAAACTTGAAGAAAGCAGCAGGTGTACTAGCAAGACCCTGAATTTCGACCAGTTCAGTGCCGGAGATCTTATCACGAATGAAAAGTTGAAGCAAGAGTTCAAGTCACTAGAGATCTCTGTGAAACCCGATGGAAGGTGTGCGTCTGGTAGTTTGGCCCGAATTTTCGACACCGAAAACCCGACCTGCGAAGATGATGACTTGAAGACTAGTGGGGAAGGCATGGCGGCCATTATCCAGGACAAAGGAGATTGCGCTCCGAATGACTGTCGATTTGGAGGCGAAATGATATTCTCCTGGAGCAGCAAGGTAACCCTCAACTCCATTCGTCTCTTGGACCTCGACCAATCAGTGGCTATTAAATTATTCAGTGGGGATACGAATGTGGCTACCATCAATACCCCAAAACTTGGAGACGGCCAGCACCAGACTTTCACCATTGGCAAATCTGATATCACTAAGATGGTGTTGGTTCACTCAGGATCTGGTGCAGTTGCAGAAGTTGATTACACAACTTGTGGCCCTGGCGCCAACGGAGATCCTCACTTTCACACATGGACTGGGCACAAATTCGATTACCACGGGCAGTGTGACCTTGTCTTTATGAAGGCTCCCTCTTTTGAGGGTAGGGGTCTCGAGATTCACGTGCGCACCGAGCAGCGCTACTTCTTCTCTTTCATTAAAACGGTAGCAATGAAGATTGGAGATGATTTACTGGAGTTTGGATTCGATCAAGTGCTCCTGAACGGTAGCCCAGCTCACGAAGGTTTGGCATCGGGCAGCAGCTTCGACTTTGCGGGATACCCTGTGTCGTTCCACGACGAGCCCATGCCCAACGGCCGTCCACGTAAGCTCTACCGTGTCCACACTCCCCACGATACCGTCGACATCAAGGTTTTCAAGCAGCTGATGGCCATAGAGATCGAGGATGCGTCTCACGTCAATTTCATTGATTCGGTCGGTATCACGGGCGACTACAACTCTGGCTTGATGCTTGGCCGTGATGGTGTCACTGTTTTATCGGATCCTAGCGACTTTGGTCCGGAGTGGCAAGTCACCAGCGACGACCCCAGCTTGTTCAGTTCTGTTCAGGCTCCCCAGTTCCCTGAGAAGTGCTGGGAAGCCGCGGCTATTGATAAGGTCCGCCATTTGCGTAATGGAGTGTCGCAGGTGCAAGCGGAAGAGGCCTGTGCTATCTTGGGAGAAAATGCTGACATTGAAGACTGTGTGTTTGACATTATGGCCACCGGAGATATCGAGATGGTCGGTGCGCACCTTTAA
- a CDS encoding predicted protein, whose amino-acid sequence MRRSRHTASTPSTVYYSFFCTARNREYYYLPDTDETVWAIPADRSCSSVTQPGYDEHRKNAWVQTSSASQSVSLLPPHGQTRARVCWKLMFLVCVTATVVAIVLGTASLTWLETPLSSLRDPFEWLGYPREQTFKTITVLTETKQTTVPQNVNVVGESIECCTWMDISDDDATTNKAGSLFADQPVALDTKEEDVSRWSKIWSNVRRMKSSGNRIAKAVPVQNLANTFPSFLEVKECDGLESAVFDHREVPKAAKTKDVRLDNQDADAVQLEIFRTCKLPFAYVFRKRCRRQPVFPFAEDFISRMQ is encoded by the coding sequence ATGCGGAGGAGTCGTCACACGGCTTCCACGCCCTCGACGGTCTACTACTCCTTCTTCTGCACTGCTCGCAACCGAGAATACTACTATTTGCCGGATACGGACGAAACGGTGTGGGCAATCCCGGCGGATCGCTCGTGTTCCTCGGTGACGCAGCCCGGGTACGACGAGCACCGGAAGAATGCGTGGGTGCAAACGTCAAGCGCCTCACAGAGTGTCTCGCTTTTGCCACCGCACGGTCAGACTCGTGCGCGGGTTTGCTGGAAGTTGATGTTCCTCGTGTGCGTCACGGCCACCGTGGTCGCAATCGTGTTAGGCACTGCGTCTCTAACGTGGTTGGAAACGCCACTTTCGTCCTTGCGGGACCCTTTTGAATGGCTCGGTTACCCGCGAGAACAAACATTCAAGACGATAACTGTGTTGACGgaaacaaagcaaacaaCTGTGCCGCAAAATGTCAATGTGGTAGGCGAATCGATTGAGTGCTGTACGTGGATGGAtatttccgacgacgacgcaacTACGAACAAGGCAGGCAGTCTTTTTGCGGATCAACCGGTAGCCCTTGATACCAAGGAGGAGGATGTATCTCGTTGGTCAAAGATTTGGTCGAACGTACGTAGAATGAAGTCAAGTGGTAACCGGATTGCAAAAGCAGTTCCTGTCCAGAATCTTGCGAACACTTTCCCTTCGTTCTTGGAAGTGAAAGAATGTGACGGCCTTGAATCAGCGGTCTTTGACCACAGAGAGgttccaaaagctgcaaAGACGAAAGATGTTCGCCTTGACAATCAAGACGCAGACGCGGTCCAGCTTGAGATATTTCGTACTTGTAAGCTACCATTCGCCTACGTCTTCCGGAAAAGATGTCGGCGTCAGCCTGTATTTCCGTTTGCCGAGGATTTCATTTCAAGAATGCAATAG
- a CDS encoding predicted protein, producing the protein VFVGNLAFNTTEEQLQQVFSDIGRVIHVRLVTDVDTGKPRGFAFVEFSDAQAALSAIRNMNDYELNGRRIRVNFSN; encoded by the coding sequence GTCTTTGTGGGAAATCTGGCCTTCAACACCACCGAAGAACAACTGCAGCAAGTATTTTCCGACATTGGCCGCGTCATTCACGTGCGGCTGGTAACCGACGTGGATACGGGCAAACCCCGGGGATTCGCCTTTGTGGAGTTCTCCGACGCGCAAGCGGCGTTGTCCGCCATTCGCAACATGAACGATTACGAACTTAATGGCCGACGCATTCGCGTCAATTTTAGCAAT
- the GLRXC1 gene encoding glutaredoxin (Putative Glutaredoxin, involved in redox reactions, contains a presequence for either ER or plastids; probably glutaredoxin) — MKLVSRSFCTLAWTCGAAQAWSVAPRTVARNRPAWVAARHPHTPTACAFSTTTRLAATPAEFAQTEIDTHAVVVFSKSRCPFCLATKSLLNDLKVDGVIVHELDQMDDGADVQAALATLTGQRTVPNVFVGGQHVGGNDDTQAAAASGKLQDMLAAAQAK, encoded by the coding sequence ATGAAGCTCGTCTCCCGATCTTTCTGTACGCTTGCGTGGACGTGCGGAGCGGCGCAGGCCTGGAGCGTGGCACCCCGCACCGTCGCCCGCAACCGTCCGGCCTGGGTCGCCGCACGCCACCCCCATACACCCACCGCGTGCGCGTTTTCCACGACGACGCGTCTGGCGGCGACACCGGCGGAATTTGCGCAAACAGAAATCGACACGCACGCCGTGGttgtcttttccaaatcgcGTTGTCCCTTTTGTCTCGCCACCAAGAGTCTGCTCAATGATTTAAAAGTGGACGGAGTGATTGTGCACGAACTGGATCAAATGGATGACGGAGCCGACGTGCAGGCTGCCTTGGCGACTCTTACCGGACAAAGGACCGTCCCCAACGTTTTCGTGGGCGGACAACACGTCGGTGGCAACGACGATACCCAAGCCGCCGCGGCTTCGGGGAAATTGCAAGATATGCTCGCTGCCGCCCAAGCCAAATAA
- a CDS encoding predicted protein, giving the protein MTSSATLSPLPRSPTAGRSVPSVSYETYAPRSTAQVARLSHLAALTAGPLSGTGPTEPVGATLAHALAPPALKTESWSSLGDDDATTMPQAERVSDHLAHSLKHATALRYALRASLNIAEDLSNRHADLIRHTSELSAAADRLQEEEELLTRHAMEIGTPLKHYDAVDRIGVLVGVLFRGISTVHGLAKIKVDDDEFPALLDEIDQAVGYFEHESGGRGVLQAALQSKKPLQSGNVEYFRRALALQEAALSLLREAVADRIATTCQQIVSVLDLGRKPVKADQLEASLIYTRFHGISSRSHRLLALVKARVHQHEAYAELLQTCRQTYCVHREKLLAKTVRAHMEKLQQEHGPVGMTRLASVFLIRLCTVETSLYLDFFGADTTKPPPHDKAATQKKTLADDTTYQDAAFQSYLTSLCSALHRTIRRGLVTMLDLDTLCQIVSVLREERSMATSSPTTLAAARAISSVIQDAQERVIFCANTTLTKHVARFKATPKDLDYPDKLQKSTPLPESDSTVYDENAAERHLEQVYESWFPPMRVVLRVLSKIFRVVEPAVFEDMALTAVQACTRSLKDGATYIRARKGTLHGDLFLVKHLLILREQLSPFDMELRSVERQLDFSDAGKAVARFLANRNRRLFSMSTENALVTLLREGVSIQESSVDSKRDLEDALRSACNDFIAHAAQTMAADLLQLLETFQTSENVSMTVQSYLQADATCDLLERTVSGIESSPVRDDLALYLDNVATQSILLKPVSRKITRATEDLRKLVAKHCQEGINGWTLDGLDKVSELLDKVEATTKQIGKHAPK; this is encoded by the coding sequence ATgacgtcgtcggcgacgCTTTCCCCGTTACCGCGGTCCCCGACGGCGGGTCGTTCCGTCCCGTCCGTATCGTACGAAACGTACGCCCCCCGTTCGACCGCACAAGTGGCTCGCTTGAGTCATCTCGCAGCCTTGACGGCGGGTCCGCTGTCGGGAACGGGACCTACGGAACCTGTGGGTGCGACTCTTGCACACGCCCTAGCGCCCCCGGCGCTAAAGACCGAGTCGTGGTCGTCGCTcggggacgacgacgccacgaCGATGCCACAGGCCGAGCGCGTTTCGGACCATCTCGCGCACAGTCTTAAACACGCGACGGCCTTGCGCTACGCTCTGCGGGCGTCACTCAATATTGCCGAAGACTTGTCCAACCGTCACGCCGATTTGATCCGACACACTTCGGAATTGTCCGCCGCCGCGGATCGGTTgcaggaagaagaggaactcTTGACCCGTCACGCGATGGAAATTGGTACGCCCTTGAAGCACTACGATGCGGTGGATCGTATCGGAGTACTCGTTGGTGTCTTGTTCCGGGGAATCTCTACGGTACACGGACTCGCTAAAATTAaagtggacgacgacgaattcCCCGCCTTGCTCGACGAAATCGACCAAGCCGTCGGTTACTTCGAACACGAGTCTGGAGGCCGAGGTGTATTGCAAGCGGCGCTGCAGAGTAAGAAGCCTTTGCAGAGTGGCAACGTCGAGTACTTTCGTCGTGCCCTGGCACTCCAGGAGGCTGCCCTCTCCCTTTTGCGCGAAGCCGTCGCCGACCGTATCGCCACTACGTGCCAGCAAATCGTCTCCGTCCTGGACCTGGGACGGAAACCGGTCAAGGCCGACCAACTCGAAGCGTCCTTGATCTACACACGCTTTCATGGAATTTCCTCGCGCTCGCACCGACTCCTGGCGTTGGTCAAAGCACGCGTACACCAACACGAAGCCTACGCGGAACTCCTTCAAACGTGTCGCCAAACGTACTGCGTACATCGCGAGAAACTCCTCGCCAAGACCGTTCGCGCGCACATGGAAAAATTGCAACAGGAACACGGACCAGTCGGGATGACGCGACTGGCGAGCGTATTTTTGATTCGGCTCTGTACGGTCGAGACCTCGTTGTATTTGGATTTCTTCGGGGCCGACACCACCAAGCCACCACCCCACGACAAGGCCGCTACCCAGAAAAAGACCCTGGCGGACGACACCACCTACCAGGACGCAGCATTCCAATCCTACTTGACTTCCTTGTGTTCCGCCTTGCACCGGACAATTCGTCGCGGACTCGTCACCATGCTGGATTTGGACACTCTCTGTCAGATCGTTTCCGTCCTGCGCGAAGAGCGCTCCATGGCCACCTCGTCACCTACCACACTGGCAGCCGCCCGCGCCATTTCCAGCGTCATTCAAGACGCCCAGGAACGTGTCATTTTCTGCGCCAATACCACGCTCACCAAACACGTGGCCCGCTTCAAGGCCACTCCGAAGGACCTGGATTATCCAGACAAACTCCAGAAAAGTACCCCATTACCGGAAAGCGACAGCACGGTGTACGATGAGAATGCGGCGGAACGGCACTTGGAACAGGTATACGAATCCTGGTTTCCACCCATGCGGGTCGTCTTGCGCGTTTTGTCCAAAATATTCCGTGTCGTCGAACCGGCCGTGTTCGAAGACatggccttgacggcggTGCAAGCGTGTACCCGGAGTCTCAAAGATGGTGCGACCTATATTCGGGCCCGCAAGGGGACCTTGCACGGAGATTTGTTTCTCGTCAAGCATCTCTTGATTTTGCGGGAGCAGCTCTCTCCCTTTGATATGGAGTTGCGCTCGGTGGAACGGCAATTGGACTTTTCCGATGCCGGTAAGGCGGTGGCGCGCTTCTTAGCCAATCGCAACCGGCGACTTTTTTCCATGAGCACCGAGAATGCGCTCGTCACGTTATTACGCGAGGGCGTGTCGATCCAAGAGTCGAGCGTGGATTCCAAGCGAGATTTGGAAGACGCCTTGCGTTCAGCTTGTAACGATTTCATTGCGCACGCGGCCCAGACCATGGCCGCAGACTTGTTGCAGTTGTTGGAAACCTTTCAGACCAGTGAAAACGTTTCCATGACGGTGCAATCGTATTTGCAGGCAGACGCCACATGCGATCTGTTGGAGCGGACCGTCAGTGGCATCGAATCCAGCCCGGTCCGGGACGATTTGGCTCTATATCTTGACAATGTCGCCACGCAGAGTATTCTTCTCAAACCTGTCAGCCGGAAGATTACCCGAGCAACGGAAGATCTACGCAAGCTGGTTGCCAAACATTGCCAAGAAGGGATTAACGGTTGGACACTAGACGGACTTGACAAGGTCTCCGAACTACTGGATAAAGTCGAAGCCACCACCAAGCAGATTGGGAAACATGCTCCAAAGTAG